The stretch of DNA TGTAACTTAGGAATCAATGttcctgcagaaacacactgaTTTTTGGTATATTACTTTGGGGAAACTGATGAATCCGAGCCAGAATGAAAATCTGAGACTAAATTGTTCTGGCAATGtacatttttatctttaatttcAGACGCTGCCAGAATATTCCATGTGTTCTATCCTTCATTCCACCGGAGTCTGTATCTGTATTTGACCAGATTTCAGTGGTGTGAAGTGTAAGAGACATGGGAATACGACTTCAGTCACAACAGCAGAAGGCAATCAAGTCATAGGTTATAAAGGTAGTAGTTTAAAGTACCTCAATTTGTACCTACTGTTTTATACTTTTGCATTTTGAATGATGGAAACTATGACATTTTTCACAAGGTGCTTCTGTTTATTCAACATTTTATGGAAAATTATATGTACTTTTTTGTGTGAAATATGCTATGCATATTTTTCCATCAATATATATACTGCACTGAAAAACTGTTTAATATGAATAAATTTCCTAACCTTGTGCtcagtgtttctttctttttttttttctaaaagtgCAACATCTCAAATCATTACAGAGCTATTATACCACCCACACCCGAGTTTCCGTGGTTctcagccccagagcatgatttttttcattagcCAACACGGAGAATTTAAGACTCAGCCCACACAAACAACCTTTACTGTTTGGCAAATGAAGCCTATTAACAATTTAAAACATGCCCTTGCTGTAGCCCACACAATAACGCCATTAAACATGTTTCTTGGTGCTAGAGAGATGCTTCTCCACGACGCCCATCACACTTCTCTCCAGTAGTGCACATTAAAGGCAAAGGCGAAGATAATAGTCTCTGCTGTTTTACTTTTCCATTCCTGAATATTACTCAGTGTAAGATTTTGGCATTTTGTGATGCAGATTCCATGTGTGGGCTATGCTTTGCAGCTTTTGTAAAGTCTGTAACTAcagggtttttattttcttatttatttatttttgcatccaGACTTGGAGCTTTTAAGtaccatttcattttaaataaaacattgcaCTGCATCTTAAGGTTCGTCTTCATTGCGGTGGTCTGTTTAGTTATTAACAGTCAATCCTCTTAAGACactgtttaaaatgtgaaatgataATAACAAAACAGAGCAAAGCGAAGCACATTCTTGGCCCATGGTTATGCATGTGGGTACATTCATGTGAATATAAATGCATCCTCTTGTTCTCGGTGGCTTCAAATAGATTTTTCTCCAAATGGCCTCTAAAagtatttttgttatttgaacTGCCAGGCTTTTAAGGGCATTgctacaagcaattcagagagcaaacaaacacactcggGATCAGAAAGAATGTGCAAGCCCTGATAAATGCCCCTAGATACAAATGAGTGACGAATCAAAGGAAAATCGTGAACTTTTGACCTTTACAGTGAGGGGATCCAGCTCTATATGTTATGGTTCGGGAGGCCGGGAAGGGCGAATCAATGACTTGAATCTTTGACCTGTGCGCTCACCAGATCTCAGATGAACGTGGTATAGTATATTTTTCAAACAACATGTCAGTGCGCGCCATACTGATGCCACCTGAGCGAACAGGTAAGTAATGCGAAACCACACCCCTTGCGCGAAGCACTGGAAAGTGATGTCACCATGGTAACAAACacagctcaaaacaacaaacaaaagaacaaacaaacagtacTCACATAATACACATTTTGGCTCCTACATCTTCCCCACATCACAGTTCAATCTCGTGAGTCAATCCAGTCACTATGTTGCTGCAGGGAAGTGCTGTCTCGTTATGCATGTTTAGAAAGGAAGGCAGTCAATCAGCTGGTAAAAATCATCATAAGACACTGAATTTTTCGAACAATTTTCAAGCAGTTAGGGTTGTGACAAGTGCTACATTTATTCATGACACGGGATTATTAGGGTAATCAAAAATGTGCCTTTACCAAAAAATCTTAACAGTAATATTTCCATACATGACATTATGCAACAGTCACGCTTGACAGGGTTAAAAATTATTGTGAACATGTGAAATGGCTTTGTGACtctgttgcctttgaaatgattgagatggggaccaggtctgcaaccacttgcagtcagttgccATACTGCAAAGCAACTTTGGCGTCTCAAGATGTCGTTAAAGACAGCAGTTGTTTCGTCCGCAAACTTAATAATGATGTTGGAATCTTAGGTGGGTTTACAGTCGTGCATGAAGAGGGAGTAAAGGAGGGGGCTCAACACAGCCCTGTGCTGCTCCAGTTTTGAGTGTTATGGAAGTGGAGGAGTGCTTAACCCGTGCACACAGTCTGTGGTCTGTTAgtaagaaaatccaaaatctaGTTGCACAAATGAGTTTAAGTCTGAGTTTGCTAAGTTTCATGGCCGGCTTGATAGAGAGGAGATAGTGTTAAAGGCTATAATCAGTGACAGCATCCACACATAGCTATCCTGCAGTTATGACAGAGCACTGTGAAGGGCCTGTGTTGAACTGTTTAACCTATAAGCAAACAGGTATTGATCCGGGGAGGAGGGAAACTTTTTTCTCATGTTTGCTAGGACCGACTGCTCAAATCACTAACAATTGGGGTCAGGCCCACTGTGTGTTAGGTACTCAGGGACCTGTTTTGGGGcagggatgatgatgatgacaaatTTGAGGCAGGTGGGAACAATGGCCTGTTCCAGAGAGATGTCAAACAGGCTGGTGAAGAATGCTCTCACTTGTTCTGCTCAGTGTTTCAGCACCCGTCCAGGCATGCCATTAGGTCCAAACGTTCAGGAGTTTTAAGCACCTGTGCTCACACTGGGTCCTCTCACAGGCTCAGTTTAGTAAAATGATGGCTGCTGGGGAGCAGTTGCCAGCCCGACTAGGACCAcgactgtttggagacaggttgcttCCCACAAGGCAATCACCTTGCAAATGAAAATGGTAGCCCAGAGGCTGAAGGTGCTGCATGCTCAAACTCTGGGCAATGGGCTGGTCACCACAACTACTTGTTGAATGCAAAAAATTTCAGTGCAGTCACCAGATAAACACTGAGTTTTCCCAGCTGCAAGGAggttgccatcctatttttactctagtgtgactgagccattgtAATAAGTTTTAAGGgtttttttcttgctgcagtttggaaataaacacagttaagatattttttttttctgtttattttctgtccCAATtgggaaatgaaataaaagccaTGTAGCTGCACAAAAAGTGAAAATCATGCCCAACATATCTTCtaagtacatttttcaaaacttttttttttttttttactggtagAATTTTTCATTTcccaaaaaactgaactgcaaTGGGAAGCAATCCTTGCTATAAGTATAAACTATCACATTACTAATGAAAAATTTAGATTAAGTAATAAAAAATAGATTTCAGTCATATTCAGGTAAGTTtccacaaaaagacaaaaaaacatatttgacTCAGCTGCATTGTTTACACTTAAACAAATTCTAGATCATTTGTacattttgaaaataaacaGCCACGATTGTTAGCAGCATTAAATGAGTCTACATAGCTGACATGAGTGTCTTGAAATCctgtgtctttttcttctttctgctaCAAACGTCAACACTCGGTGATGACACAGGTAAGATAAAAACATTCTTACAACAGGTTCATATCCATTAGCAGGCAGCAATACTGGAACTAACAGAGAAAGTATGAAATTGGTGGTTTTCCTGCTCTCTGTTAGAGTATGAATGATTGAGTTTCTATGCTCTGCACCTGAGGAGGGTAAAATGACAGTTTCACACCACACAAGCGGCACTTGCTAATTGAAAGCACAACCGTGCTACAAAAATGTTCTGTTGTGTCTGCATCATGCTTCATTAAGTATGACATTTAATGCGACAGTTGGTTACAATCTAGGGTCAGGTTGTCAATGGCTAGACTGGTGGTCTTCCTCGAGTTTATGGCACCACTTTCAATAGTTTATATTATGGCTGTTTAGTAGCAGAAGACATCGGTGTCCATCAGTTGGAACGATTAGTGGAGCTGCTGACGTCTAAGCAGTGTGAGGACCTCCTGTCTGTCCTGTCTCACTCGGAGGAGAACATTTTTGAGCATCTTGAGCGCCTTTCACCAGAAAACAATCAACTAGGTCTCCAGCCTCGAGCCAAGAGAGACATTTCTTCTGCTTCAGGTGAGTCAACCATCTCCATTTGAGAACTAGAGCAAGACAAAAATCACAAGCTTCTAATTTATACATTAAAAACTAAGTTTGGTGTCTTTTCATTtctatgcacaaaaaaaaaaaaaaaagtcacagaaCAAATTATGCAAAGTTTACTTTTTagtgacagagaaaaagaacacTATGAGCTATATTAAGGTAGGAATAAAGGAAAAGACCACCTTGagacctgtctgtctctcacacatCCAGCTCAGCTTAGAGAGTTTCTGGCAACAAACTGACTGTCAAAGACAACTCTTTCCATGGGCCATATGTTTTGTGTTTACTAGATAATGAAGCCCAGTGCCAAACGGCCCTGAAAGACTGGCTGCTGAGGTACGGCGAGAAAACCTACTATGACAGGCTTTCACGTGCCTTGCAGCACATCGGCAGAACAGACATCGCCATTGGTGAGAATAAACGGTGACTGAAAGAGCACATGCCTCCCGTAGCATTgaataatttctttttaaacagaacaaTTGTGTTGTGCTACTAATATAAtggttttcaaattaaaatggcTGACTTTTTTTATGCACAGTACAGTGTTGTTGATAGGAACAAATCCCTATGAGCAGACATCACAGCATGTCCCTTGACAAAAGGAAATTAGAACAAAGCCTCATTTGGGCACATGGCAGTGTATTTTCAAAATTGGTTTATTTCGGTCAAGAAGGCCTCCTCAAGATTTTAACAACAGTGTATAATTGCTTCATTACTCtgagatttattttaattggaaCTTCAAAAGTGGCATATTTTGCACACTGCCAGTCTTTGGCATGTGTTGCAGTCCAGTGTGCACACAACTCCACAGCCGAGTGGCGTTGGATAGAAGGAGGTGTAAATGATCTGACAGAGGACTCAGTGGAGCTGACACCAGCCACAGAACAAACCATCTGCTCCTTTCATCAGCAGCTTtggagtgaagaaaaaaaaaaaagacaaggaaaGGATAGGAAGAGATGAGCTGGAGTTTGGAAGGGGGGGGCTTTGGTGGAAAAGCCTGTATGCAAAATGTAGCAATTATCTTACACTTGATTGGATTTCTGAAGAGATCTACTCATACGTCGAAACCTGAGAGATTCATTTTAGTTTATTCTGAAGGACAGCAGGAGCTCTCCTGCTAGAATTAATTATGGTTAGggcaacaaaacaacaattatTTCCAATTTTGCAACCTCTTATAGGCTatgtaaaaacatttaatatcttAAGATGCGGGGAACTAATGATCCACCCTGTTGTTTTCTCGTCACAGAAATGGGGAAGAACATCAACCAGGACAAAGCTTTGAACCTGAAGCGCTACGTTGAAGATTATCACAA from Archocentrus centrarchus isolate MPI-CPG fArcCen1 chromosome 7, fArcCen1, whole genome shotgun sequence encodes:
- the tmdd1 gene encoding transmembrane and death domain protein 1 isoform X1; this encodes MSVLKSCVFFFFLLQTSTLGDDTVAEDIGVHQLERLVELLTSKQCEDLLSVLSHSEENIFEHLERLSPENNQLGLQPRAKRDISSASDNEAQCQTALKDWLLRYGEKTYYDRLSRALQHIGRTDIAIEMGKNINQDKALNLKRYVEDYHKYVSSLNFQSVTKHHQYGHQRVRKRKVSDLTWRDLDLIVERARVPLYQKGPLDVALPLLYGLLLGFGGALLAATSLLFITVHISRRRSQNCHSRATMSCSHKVM
- the tmdd1 gene encoding transmembrane and death domain protein 1 isoform X2 — its product is MSVLKSCVFFFFLLQTSTLGDDTAEDIGVHQLERLVELLTSKQCEDLLSVLSHSEENIFEHLERLSPENNQLGLQPRAKRDISSASDNEAQCQTALKDWLLRYGEKTYYDRLSRALQHIGRTDIAIEMGKNINQDKALNLKRYVEDYHKYVSSLNFQSVTKHHQYGHQRVRKRKVSDLTWRDLDLIVERARVPLYQKGPLDVALPLLYGLLLGFGGALLAATSLLFITVHISRRRSQNCHSRATMSCSHKVM